One part of the Bacteroidia bacterium genome encodes these proteins:
- a CDS encoding T9SS type A sorting domain-containing protein, with translation MKLKLLLLSTLLFGLLLPLSAQERYLDEIFSDVMVTSNEQYGSNFSILPIILGMDSVPVNVPLVLDIYEPVGDTVSERPVVILTHAGDFLPPVLNTIPFGDKQDSSLVAFCTEFAKRGFVAIAMNHRQGWNPTSPVALERTQGILEASVRATQDMHTAVRWLRKTYSEDGNPWRIDSARIAAGGEDAAGFASTNLIFLGDLSEAALPKFLDFSVSPPKLIIDTTLWGNIKANVARPLCNANHVGYSSSVSMGFSLQGGLGDFSWIDSMEAPYVGVQNIADYNSNGIRDVTPGASGDILFADGAWADTIAFRSAEVGNNDVFDQPMNNPIVDLALQRSGGVPGMLVLQTPARDTGQVICDSTAGVAPDSYGNNNDPWAWYNEQWYAAAWSMFQITPAAVEICRQNLGNPNDPDLSKLYVDTVATYLAYHMVLAMNIPNTTISSVRDIRSEVNLKVYPNPATETIRLEAEKIIRGVDLIDMQGRVIQRISNLRMMDVEIRRENYPPGVYGLRIQFDEGIVTDKVIWK, from the coding sequence ATGAAATTAAAACTACTCCTTTTAAGCACTTTGCTGTTTGGGTTACTACTTCCGCTTTCTGCTCAGGAAAGATACCTGGACGAAATATTTTCGGATGTAATGGTTACCTCCAATGAACAGTATGGCTCTAACTTTAGCATACTTCCCATCATTTTGGGTATGGATTCTGTTCCTGTGAATGTTCCGCTTGTGCTGGATATTTATGAACCTGTGGGAGACACTGTATCAGAAAGACCTGTGGTAATTCTTACCCATGCAGGGGACTTTCTCCCTCCTGTCCTGAATACTATTCCTTTTGGAGATAAGCAGGATAGCTCTTTGGTAGCATTTTGTACAGAATTCGCCAAAAGAGGTTTCGTTGCTATCGCAATGAACCATCGTCAAGGCTGGAACCCTACTAGCCCTGTCGCACTTGAAAGAACCCAGGGAATCCTGGAAGCCAGCGTAAGAGCTACCCAGGATATGCATACGGCAGTCCGCTGGTTGCGCAAAACTTATTCAGAAGATGGCAACCCCTGGCGAATTGATTCTGCCCGTATTGCTGCTGGTGGAGAAGATGCTGCTGGCTTTGCTTCGACAAACCTGATTTTCCTTGGGGATCTGTCAGAAGCTGCTCTCCCTAAGTTTTTGGACTTCTCTGTTAGTCCTCCTAAACTCATTATTGATACCACACTTTGGGGTAATATTAAGGCAAATGTAGCCAGACCTTTGTGTAATGCAAACCATGTAGGCTACTCTTCAAGTGTGAGCATGGGATTCTCTCTACAAGGAGGATTGGGGGACTTTAGCTGGATCGACTCGATGGAAGCTCCTTATGTGGGAGTACAAAATATAGCCGACTACAACAGCAACGGTATTAGAGACGTAACTCCTGGAGCATCCGGAGATATCCTCTTTGCCGATGGTGCCTGGGCTGATACTATTGCCTTTAGATCAGCTGAGGTAGGCAATAATGATGTATTTGACCAACCCATGAACAATCCTATTGTTGATCTGGCATTGCAAAGAAGTGGGGGAGTACCTGGAATGTTGGTTCTCCAAACTCCTGCTCGTGATACCGGTCAGGTAATTTGTGATTCTACTGCGGGGGTAGCTCCAGATTCTTATGGAAACAATAATGATCCCTGGGCCTGGTACAACGAACAATGGTATGCAGCCGCATGGTCCATGTTCCAGATAACTCCTGCAGCTGTTGAAATTTGCCGTCAGAATCTTGGCAATCCCAATGATCCGGATTTGTCCAAACTCTATGTAGATACAGTTGCTACTTACCTGGCTTACCATATGGTTTTGGCCATGAATATCCCCAATACGACTATATCGAGTGTGCGGGATATACGATCAGAGGTTAACCTCAAAGTTTATCCAAATCCGGCCACGGAAACGATTCGTCTGGAAGCGGAAAAAATCATCCGTGGAGTGGACTTGATCGATATGCAGGGAAGAGTTATTCAAAGAATCTCCAACCTGAGAATGATGGATGTCGAGATCCGAAGAGAAAACTATCCTCCGGGAGTTTATGGACTACGGATACAGTTTGATGAAGGCATCGTAACAGATAAGGTGATCTGGAAATAA
- a CDS encoding M20/M25/M40 family metallo-hydrolase, producing MKKYALSGILIISLQIGFAQEIKSDVLLNAVRVLAADSLEGRGFGSEGNVKARKFMAAQFKALGIAPAFSEGYFQEFEHKVPKGPLHGSHAKGEKPKGSRMVVGANVVAKIKGQSEKTIVITGHIDHLGIIKGKIYNGADDDASGTAALLAIADYFQRNPPTHTLIFAAVDGEEIGSPGAKYLLKNFPNGKENIVLNVNMDMIAHNDKELYACGMFHYPQLKPFISSIESPIQISFGHDNPNDKKKDDWTNSSDHRIFHLAGIPFMYFGVEDHEDYHRPSDIYENINPDFYIEAVKVIIKAIENFDKS from the coding sequence ATGAAAAAATATGCGCTGTCGGGAATTTTGATAATTTCCCTACAAATCGGTTTTGCACAGGAGATCAAGTCAGATGTGCTCTTAAATGCGGTCAGGGTATTAGCTGCTGACTCATTAGAAGGAAGAGGTTTTGGTTCAGAGGGTAATGTAAAGGCCCGCAAATTTATGGCCGCTCAATTCAAAGCTCTGGGGATTGCTCCAGCATTCTCTGAGGGATATTTCCAGGAATTTGAACATAAGGTCCCAAAAGGCCCTTTACATGGCTCACATGCCAAAGGAGAAAAGCCCAAAGGTAGTCGTATGGTAGTTGGTGCCAATGTAGTCGCCAAAATCAAGGGTCAGTCTGAGAAGACCATCGTAATTACTGGTCATATCGACCATCTGGGAATCATAAAAGGGAAAATTTATAATGGAGCAGATGATGATGCTTCAGGTACTGCTGCTCTGCTGGCTATCGCAGATTACTTTCAAAGAAATCCTCCTACACACACCTTGATCTTCGCAGCAGTGGATGGGGAAGAAATTGGTTCGCCCGGAGCGAAATATCTCCTGAAGAATTTCCCGAATGGAAAAGAAAATATTGTCCTGAATGTGAATATGGATATGATCGCTCACAATGACAAGGAATTGTATGCCTGTGGGATGTTTCACTACCCCCAACTTAAGCCATTCATTTCTTCCATAGAAAGCCCCATTCAAATTTCATTTGGACACGATAACCCAAATGACAAAAAGAAGGATGACTGGACAAACTCCTCTGACCACAGGATTTTTCACCTGGCAGGAATACCCTTCATGTATTTTGGGGTTGAGGATCATGAGGATTACCACAGGCCTTCAGATATTTATGAAAATATCAATCCGGACTTTTACATTGAAGCTGTAAAAGTGATCATCAAAGCTATTGAGAATTTCGATAAGAGTTAA
- a CDS encoding MBL fold metallo-hydrolase: MKKLSLLFILCCCFIPFQTIAQEDFEKGAPTDPLQMFRQGQDKEAAEQIIGPIYWAEGFGNTFMIRGKEANLIIDTSMPFNAERHKELLRKINDKPTRYIILTHGHKDHRGGVSVWKEEETEVIAHENFEEFRHYQERLAPFFNRRGNAQFNTRNPDREAQGNYAAEIEADLFVEDSLILKWEELTIKIYHAPGETYDHLNVWIPELKAAFVGDNFYRSFPNIYTLRGTKPRWALDYVQSLDRVLGWEPDVLIPSHGPALKGKEKIEKLVKKYRDVILYVHDETVRGMNEGKAVEQLMREIKLPPSLSFGGTYGKIAWSIRGIYEGYSGWFDANPSSMYSSGPESVYPDLVEMMGGLNKLNEKIEYYIGEKKYEKALHLADIGLTYDPVHRKTLLLKKEVLSLLLQGSQNVNEKGWLSFGIREIDSIISGNNK; this comes from the coding sequence ATGAAAAAGCTGAGCTTACTCTTTATTTTATGTTGCTGCTTTATCCCATTTCAAACTATTGCCCAGGAAGATTTTGAAAAGGGTGCACCTACTGATCCGCTTCAAATGTTTCGCCAGGGCCAGGATAAAGAAGCTGCAGAACAGATTATAGGCCCCATATACTGGGCAGAAGGATTTGGAAATACCTTTATGATCAGAGGGAAGGAGGCTAATTTGATCATTGATACCTCTATGCCTTTCAATGCTGAAAGACATAAGGAATTATTGAGAAAAATAAACGACAAACCGACCCGATACATCATCCTGACCCATGGGCATAAAGATCATAGAGGAGGAGTCAGTGTCTGGAAGGAAGAAGAAACGGAAGTCATTGCCCATGAAAATTTTGAAGAGTTTAGGCATTACCAGGAGCGTTTGGCTCCTTTTTTCAACAGAAGAGGAAATGCACAATTCAATACACGCAATCCTGACAGAGAAGCTCAGGGTAACTATGCTGCTGAAATAGAGGCAGATCTTTTTGTGGAGGATAGCCTGATCCTGAAATGGGAAGAATTGACCATCAAGATTTATCATGCTCCCGGGGAAACCTATGACCACCTGAATGTTTGGATTCCGGAATTGAAAGCTGCTTTTGTTGGAGACAATTTCTATCGCTCTTTTCCCAATATATATACACTGAGAGGAACCAAGCCCCGCTGGGCCCTTGACTATGTCCAGTCTTTGGATAGGGTATTAGGCTGGGAGCCTGATGTATTGATTCCCAGTCATGGTCCTGCCTTGAAAGGAAAAGAGAAAATTGAAAAGCTTGTAAAAAAATATAGAGATGTTATCCTCTATGTTCATGATGAGACGGTAAGAGGAATGAATGAAGGGAAAGCAGTAGAACAATTAATGCGAGAAATTAAACTTCCTCCTTCTCTGAGTTTTGGGGGAACTTATGGAAAAATTGCCTGGAGTATAAGGGGAATTTATGAGGGCTATTCAGGCTGGTTTGACGCGAATCCTTCCAGTATGTATAGCTCAGGGCCAGAAAGCGTTTACCCTGATTTAGTTGAAATGATGGGAGGGCTTAATAAGTTGAATGAAAAAATTGAGTACTATATCGGAGAGAAAAAATATGAGAAGGCTTTGCACTTGGCTGATATAGGTCTGACATATGATCCTGTCCATAGGAAAACCCTATTGCTGAAAAAAGAAGTGCTAAGTCTGCTCCTGCAAGGCAGCCAAAATGTCAATGAAAAAGGTTGGCTTTCTTTTGGTATTAGAGAAATCGATTCTATAATTTCGGGAAATAATAAATAG
- a CDS encoding family 16 glycosylhydrolase → MNFIKTYLLLALSILFIFGCEGEPEPGPQADLPKLSIQDSRSFEKAGNSNMTFEVRTSKTWEQDIKVSYSVEGKTAEPGKDFTPTSGTLTIPAGSLSADFSVEILDDTDKEVNEKILVNLSSPEQAEISRMTGVGLIEDNDRSEFTAADGGYETSNTHFGYQLVWNEEFDAAELNPDHYNYELEDGCPNLCGWGNMELQWYTDLSRNIKLENGKLIITATKTGAASYNSARIQTKGKKEFKFGRIDVRAKLPKGQGIWPAIWMLGSNIDEVGWPACGEIDIMELVGHQAKASHGTAHWGAQGDRNSTYSTSVYTIAEDFADNFHVFSIVWESGEIVWYVDETRFHSITTNDMRGKPYPFNQEMFFIMNVAVGGQWPGSPDSTTVFPQTMEVDYLRVFQ, encoded by the coding sequence ATGAACTTCATCAAAACCTACCTCCTTTTGGCCCTGAGTATTCTCTTTATTTTTGGGTGTGAAGGGGAACCAGAACCCGGTCCTCAGGCTGATTTGCCAAAATTGAGTATTCAGGATAGTAGGAGCTTTGAGAAAGCTGGAAATTCGAATATGACCTTTGAAGTTCGGACTTCTAAAACATGGGAACAGGATATAAAAGTCAGTTATTCAGTAGAAGGGAAAACAGCTGAGCCGGGAAAGGATTTTACGCCTACCTCAGGGACTCTTACTATTCCAGCCGGTTCTTTGAGTGCTGATTTTTCCGTTGAGATCCTGGATGATACTGATAAAGAAGTGAACGAAAAGATTCTGGTAAATCTTAGCTCTCCTGAGCAGGCAGAAATCAGTAGAATGACAGGAGTAGGTCTGATTGAAGATAATGACCGCTCAGAATTTACAGCCGCAGATGGAGGCTATGAAACCTCAAATACACATTTTGGATATCAACTGGTATGGAATGAGGAGTTTGATGCTGCAGAACTCAATCCGGATCACTATAATTACGAATTGGAAGATGGTTGTCCCAACCTTTGTGGATGGGGAAACATGGAGTTGCAGTGGTACACAGATTTATCCAGGAATATTAAGCTGGAGAATGGGAAATTGATCATTACAGCTACCAAAACAGGTGCAGCGAGCTATAATTCTGCACGGATACAAACCAAAGGCAAGAAAGAATTCAAATTTGGACGTATAGATGTAAGAGCCAAACTTCCCAAAGGGCAGGGAATATGGCCTGCCATTTGGATGCTGGGATCCAATATAGATGAAGTGGGTTGGCCCGCTTGCGGAGAGATTGACATTATGGAGTTGGTAGGTCATCAAGCGAAAGCTTCTCATGGAACCGCTCATTGGGGAGCCCAGGGCGATAGGAATAGTACCTATTCTACCTCAGTATATACCATCGCCGAAGACTTCGCTGATAATTTCCATGTTTTCAGCATTGTATGGGAATCAGGAGAAATTGTCTGGTATGTAGACGAAACCCGCTTTCATAGTATTACTACCAACGATATGAGGGGCAAACCTTACCCCTTCAATCAGGAGATGTTCTTTATCATGAATGTTGCTGTGGGAGGACAATGGCCGGGCTCTCCAGATAGTACAACCGTATTTCCACAAACAATGGAAGTAGATTATTTGCGCGTATTTCAATAG